The following are encoded together in the Oceanobacillus zhaokaii genome:
- a CDS encoding sugar transferase — MEMQEHIGSRVEARLSSRKRKVMYFVIKRVTDIVISFCLLLILSPLLWFISNRINKKEGTPIFDRKRCIGKGTNSFIMYSFRTMTNPSMVIRSIPLDPNLAVFTSTNNTSGILTSTGIWLKRYHLHLLPQLWNVLKGEMSLVGPTPIIIDGTNSSLNRLQVKPGITGYAQVFGNKESTVQFRNNANQFYIENCSYKLDLILLFQTLKKLFKKKPKSF, encoded by the coding sequence ATGGAAATGCAAGAGCATATTGGTTCTAGAGTTGAAGCAAGATTATCTAGCAGAAAACGGAAAGTCATGTATTTTGTAATAAAGAGAGTAACAGATATTGTTATTAGCTTTTGCTTACTTTTAATATTATCTCCTTTACTATGGTTTATCAGTAATCGAATAAATAAGAAAGAGGGGACACCAATCTTTGATAGAAAAAGATGTATAGGGAAGGGAACAAATTCTTTTATAATGTATAGCTTCCGCACGATGACAAATCCATCGATGGTTATTCGCTCAATACCACTAGATCCTAATCTAGCTGTATTCACATCAACAAACAACACTTCAGGTATCCTCACTTCAACTGGTATATGGCTAAAACGTTATCATCTGCATCTGCTACCACAGTTATGGAATGTTCTTAAGGGAGAGATGAGTCTTGTTGGGCCAACTCCTATAATCATAGATGGTACAAACTCCAGTCTGAATCGTTTACAGGTAAAACCAGGTATTACAGGATATGCACAAGTTTTCGGGAATAAGGAATCTACTGTACAATTTAGGAATAATGCAAATCAATTCTATATCGAGAACTGTTCGTATAAATTGGATTTGATCCTACTATTTCAAACATTAAAGAAGCTTTTCAAGAAAAAACCTAAATCTTTCTAG
- a CDS encoding D-2-hydroxyacid dehydrogenase, producing the protein MILFSAKISDKHQEKLKQQFPEQHFVFSNANELEKYIPDAEVFVTYGDDVTTELVTAGKKLKWIASLSAGVEGSPFQLIKEKEILFTNARGIHKIQMAEYAISMLLQVYRQSNVVRTNEINHKWDKTVRMQEITGKTMLIAGTGAIGGEVARLAKAFQMNTIGISRSGRKVEYFDENHSIDELDSILPSVDFVVSVLPSTDETKGIFAYKQFKALPNHAVFLNMGRGDAVIDEDLLQAINESEIAHAVLDVFNEEPLSADHIFWEQEKITVTPHISAMSPNYVPRALDIFTANLNTYIKGEGEYINVIDLNRGY; encoded by the coding sequence ATGATATTATTTTCTGCAAAAATATCTGATAAACATCAAGAAAAACTAAAACAACAATTTCCAGAGCAGCATTTCGTTTTCAGCAATGCCAATGAATTAGAAAAATATATTCCTGATGCTGAAGTTTTCGTCACATATGGGGATGATGTAACTACAGAATTAGTTACAGCAGGAAAAAAACTTAAATGGATTGCAAGTCTTTCTGCAGGTGTTGAAGGTTCACCTTTTCAATTAATAAAAGAAAAAGAAATTTTGTTTACTAATGCAAGGGGCATCCATAAGATTCAAATGGCTGAATATGCTATTTCCATGCTTTTACAAGTATACCGTCAAAGTAACGTTGTACGTACAAATGAAATAAACCATAAATGGGATAAAACTGTTCGCATGCAAGAAATAACTGGAAAAACAATGCTGATTGCAGGTACAGGAGCAATTGGTGGAGAGGTTGCCCGACTTGCGAAAGCCTTTCAAATGAATACTATCGGAATATCAAGAAGTGGCCGAAAGGTAGAATATTTTGATGAAAATCATTCAATCGATGAATTAGATAGTATCCTCCCAAGCGTTGACTTTGTTGTATCGGTGCTTCCAAGTACAGATGAGACAAAGGGAATTTTTGCGTATAAACAATTTAAAGCGCTGCCGAATCATGCCGTCTTTTTAAACATGGGACGAGGGGATGCAGTTATTGATGAGGATTTATTACAAGCAATTAACGAAAGTGAAATCGCCCATGCTGTTTTAGATGTGTTCAATGAAGAACCATTATCAGCGGATCATATTTTTTGGGAACAAGAGAAAATAACGGTAACGCCGCATATTTCAGCAATGTCGCCAAATTACGTTCCAAGAGCGTTAGATATTTTTACAGCAAATCTAAATACGTATATAAAAGGTGAAGGTGAATATATTAATGTGATTGACCTAAATAGGGGGTACTGA
- a CDS encoding cob(I)yrinic acid a,c-diamide adenosyltransferase, protein MRIYTRSGDKGKTSLIYGERVPKNDLRVEAYGTCDEANSMIGLALSFLDEAAWKGKIEFLEKMHRVQTIIFHAGSELATPKDKEVAWKLRQEHIQELEDQIDEWDAQLEPLKNFILPSGHRASSSLHMARTIVRRAERIAVSLGEELENSLVCPYLNRLSDFLFVAARYVNKNLGGEERPLAADI, encoded by the coding sequence TTGCGAATATATACTCGTTCAGGTGATAAAGGAAAAACATCGCTTATTTATGGGGAACGTGTTCCGAAAAATGACTTACGTGTGGAAGCATATGGTACTTGTGATGAAGCAAACTCGATGATTGGCCTTGCATTAAGTTTTCTTGATGAGGCAGCTTGGAAAGGGAAAATAGAATTTCTAGAAAAAATGCATCGGGTTCAGACGATTATTTTTCATGCAGGTTCAGAACTCGCTACACCTAAGGATAAGGAAGTTGCTTGGAAGCTCAGACAGGAGCATATTCAAGAATTAGAGGACCAAATTGATGAATGGGATGCACAATTAGAGCCATTAAAGAATTTTATTTTACCATCGGGTCATCGTGCTTCAAGTTCCTTGCATATGGCAAGGACAATCGTGAGGAGAGCTGAACGAATTGCAGTTTCTTTAGGGGAAGAACTAGAGAATTCGCTTGTCTGTCCATATTTAAATCGTCTGTCAGATTTTCTGTTTGTAGCTGCCAGATACGTAAACAAAAATTTAGGTGGCGAAGAGAGACCGCTGGCAGCTGATATATAA